The Quercus robur chromosome 7, dhQueRobu3.1, whole genome shotgun sequence genome has a segment encoding these proteins:
- the LOC126692905 gene encoding protein POLYCHOME-like, with the protein MPESRDRLVRPVDYAAIFARRRAPSTGILIDDPEVGRNLFGSPAPVRQVATPATRGRFIGGGRGGFGTPRNVRGRNLYGTPATGQENNPRTVQRSSGRGRTTGSVLPSWYPRTPLQDITAVVRAIERRRALLGDAEGLQIESPIPEGQRVLDPSVTQSGAQLKHDVSMISPNLAVGVKPCTPAVGKVPKILLGITNQNAGESEFLTPQKKLLNSIDTVEKVVMEELQKLKRTPSAKKAEREKRIRTLMSMR; encoded by the exons ATGCCTGAATCGAGAGATAGATTGGTGAGGCCTGTCGACTACGCTGCCATTTTCGCTCGCCGCAGAGCTCCCAGTACCGGAATTCTTATTGACGATCCAGAAGTGGGTCGGAACTTGTTCGGATCCCCGGCCCCGGTCAGGCAAGTGGCGACACCGGCAACACGTGGACGATTCATTGGAGGAGGAAGGGGAGGCTTTGGAACTCCAAGAAATGTGCGTGGCCGGAATCTGTACGGAACTCCGGCTACGGGTCAGGAGAATAATCCGAGAACTGTGCAACGGAGTTCGGGCCGGGGCAGAACCACGGGCAGTGTGTTACCTTCTTGGTACCCACGAACCCCTCTTCAGGATATCACTGCGGTTGTGAGG GCAATTGAAAGGAGAAGAGCTCTACTGGGAGATGCCGAAGGCCTACAAATTGAGAGTCCTATACCTGAGGGCCAAAGGGTTCTTGACCCTTCTGTGACACAGTCTGGTGCTCAACTCAAGCACGATGTCTCTATGATCTCTCCAAATCTAGCTGTTGGTGTCAAGCCTTGTACACCTGCTGTTGGTAAAGTGCCAAAGATTCTGCTCGGAATCACTAATCAGAATGCTGGAGAATCAGAGTTTCTCACACCTCAGAAGAAACTCTTGAACTCGATTGACACTGTTGAGAAAGTGGTGATGGAGGAACTGCAGAAGCTAAAGAGAACCCCAAGTGCTAAGAAggcagagagagaaaagagaattcGTACCTTGATGTCAATGCGTTGA
- the LOC126692907 gene encoding delta(12)-fatty-acid desaturase FAD2, with amino-acid sequence MGAGGRMSVPPTHKKSEAESLKRVPHSKPPFTLGQIKKAIPPHCFQRSVLRSFSYVVYDLAIAFVFYYIATNYFHHLPKPLSSLAWLIYGFVQGCVLTGVWVIAHECGHHAFSDYQWLDDTVGLILHSCLLVPYFSWKYSHGRHHSNTGSIERDEVFVPKQKSSIPWYSKYLNNPPGRLITLFITLTLGWPLYLAFNVSGRPYDRFASHYDPYGPIYSDRQRLQIFISDAGIIAVFYGLYRLAMAKGLAWVLCTYGGPLLVVNGFLVLITFLQHTHPSLPHYDSSEWDWLRGALATVDRDYGILNKVFHNITDTHVAHHLFSTMPHYHAMEATKAIKPILGEYYQFDGTPVYKATWREAKECVYVEPDEAGQSKGVFWYNNKL; translated from the coding sequence ATGGGTGCAGGTGGCCGAATGTCAGTGCCCCCCACTCACAAGAAATCCGAAGCTGAAAGTCTTAAGCGAGTTCCACACTCAAAACCCCCATTTACCCTTGGCCAGATCAAGAAAGCCATCCCTCCTCATTGTTTCCAGCGTTCTGTTCTCCGCTCTTTCTCCTATGTTGTTTATGACCTTGCTATAGCCTTTGTCTTCTATTACATTGCTACCAATTATTTCCATCACCTTCCTAAACCTCTCTCTTCCCTGGCTTGGCTAATTTATGGGTTTGTCCAAGGTTGTGTCCTAACTGGTGTTTGGGTCATAGCCCATGAGTGTGGCCACCATGCGTTTAGTGACTACCAATGGCTCGATGACACCGTGGGTCTAATCCTCCACTCCTGTCTTCTTGTCCCTTACTTCTCCTGGAAGTATAGCCATGGCCGCCACCATTCTAATACAGGTTCCATTGAGAGGGATGAAGTCTTTGTCCCCAAGCAAAAATCCAGTATCCCATGGTACTCCAAATACCTTAACAATCCACCAGGCCGACTCATCACACTTTTCATCACGCTCACTCTAGGCTGGCCTCTTTACCTTGCATTCAACGTTTCGGGCAGGCCCTATGATCGGTTTGCAAGCCACTATGACCCTTATGGTCCCATCTACTCAGATCGTCAACGGCTCCAAATATTCATTTCTGATGCTGGTATTATTGCTGTCTTTTATGGGCTTTACCGGCTTGCCATGGCAAAAGGACTTGCTTGGGTCTTATGTACCTATGGAGGACCACTGTTGGTTGTAAATGGATTTTTGGTGTTGATCACATTTTTGCAGCACACTCACCCTTCATTACCTCATTATGATTCTTCTGAGTGGGACTGGTTGAGGGGAGCTTTGGCCACTGTTGATCGAGATTATGGAATTTTGAACAAGGTTTTCCATAACATCACAGATACTCATGTGGCACACCATTTGTTCTCAACAATGCCACATTATCATGCAATGGAAGCTACAAAGGCAATTAAGCCAATTTTGGGAGAGTATTATCAATTCGATGGGACACCAGTTTACAAGGCAACATGGAGGGAGGCAAAGGAGTGTGTTTATGTTGAACCTGATGAAGCTGGCCAGAGCAAGGGTGTCTTCTGGTACAACAATAAGCTGTGA